One genomic region from Panthera tigris isolate Pti1 chromosome D1, P.tigris_Pti1_mat1.1, whole genome shotgun sequence encodes:
- the MYRF gene encoding myelin regulatory factor isoform X8, translating to MDAPFGDPHLLRTITPESLCHVGVPSRLEHPPPPPAHLPGPPPPPPPPPHYPVLQRDLYMKAEPPMPPYAAMGQGLVPTDLHHTQQSQMLHQLLNQHGAELPTHPSKKRKHSESPPNTLNAQMLNGMIKQEPGTATTLPPHPARAPSPPWPPQGPLSPGPGSLPLSIARVQTPPWHPPGAPSPGLLQDNDSLSGSYLDPNYQSIKWQPHQQNKWATLYDANYKELPMLTYRVDADKGFNFSVGDDAFVCQKKNHFQVTVYIGMLGEPKYVKTPEGLKPLDCFYLKLHGVKLEALNQSINIEQSQSDRSKRPFNPVTVNLPPEQVTKVTVGRLHFSETTANNMRKKGKPNPDQRYFMLVVALQAHAQNQNYTLAAQISERIIVRASNPGQFESDSDVLWQRAQVPDTVFHHGRVGINTDRPDEALVVHGNVKVMGSLMHPSDLRAKEHVQEVDTTEQLKRISRMRLVHYRYKPEFAATAGIEATAPETGVIAQEVKEILPEAVKDTGDVVFANGKTIENFLVVNKERIFMENVGAVKELCKLTDNLETRIDELERWSHKLAKLRRLDSLKSTGSSGAFSHAGSQFSRAGSVPHKKRPPKVASKSSSVVPDQACISQRFLQGTIIALVVVMAFSVVSMSTLYVLSLRTEEDLVETDGRSSQSFGTTQLRQSPVTTGLPGTRPSLLLVTTGLSSSAPGPVIPTLDLCSSRPCPVICCSSSTPSPTPAPSLGSSFNPGRGLSPSPSPSTNRSGPGQMALLPVTNIRAKSWGLSANGIGHSKHPKSSEPLASPEVPFPGGQGKAKNSPSLGLHGRARRGLPQPGLSPARPTRAQGQPASLLADPVPSLTSIQVLENSMPITAQYCAPEDACRPGNFTYHIPVSSGTPLHLSLTLQMNSSSPVSVVLCSLMSKEQPCEERDFPQSLHTYQDTQGTSHQWPVTILSFREFTYHFRVALLGQANCSVEAPVLPATDYYFHFYRLCD from the exons ATGGACGCGCCCTTCGGCG ACCCCCATCTCCTGCGCACCATTACCCCTGAGTCCCTGTGCCACGTGGGAGTGCCCTCCCGCCTGGAGcacccacctccacctccagcccACCTACCAGGCCCTCCgccgcccccgccacccccgcctcACTACCCTGTCCTGCAGCGGGACCTGTATATGAAGGCCGAGCCCCCGATGCCCCCCTACGCTGCCATGGGGCAGGGGCTGGTGCCCACGGATCTCCACCACACACAGCAGTCCCAGATGCTACACCAGCTGTTGAATCAGCACGGAGCTGA gctccccacacaCCCCTCCAAGAAGAGGAAGCACTCCGAATCACCTCCCAACACCCTTAATGCCCAGATGCTGAATGGAATGATCAAACAGGAGCCCGGGACCGCGACGACCCTGCCCCCGCACCCAGCTcgagccccttccccaccctggccTCCCCAGGGCCCACTCTCCCCCGGCCCCGGCTCCTTGCCCCTCAGCATCGCCCGGGTCCAGACGCCACCTTGGCACCCACCGGGTGCACCCTCACCAG GTCTCCTGCAGGACAATGACAGCCTTAGTGGCTCCTACCTGGATCCCAACTACCAATCCATCAAGTGGCAACCACATCAGCAGAACAAGTGGGCAACGCTGTACGACGCAAACTACAAGGAGCT gCCCATGCTCACCTACCGCGTGGACGCTGACAAGGGCTTCAACTTTTCGGTGGGCGACGACGCCTTCGTGTGCCAGAAGAAGAACCACTTTCAGGTGACAGTCTATATCGGCATGCTGGGGGAGCCCAAGTACGTCAAGACGCCCGAAGGCCTCAAGCCCCTTGACTGCTTCTACCTGAAACTGCACGGAGTGAAG CTGGAGGCCCTGAACCAGTCCATCAACATTGAGCAGTCACAGTCCGACCGAAGCAAGCGGCCCTTTAACCCTGTCAC GGTCAATCTGCCTCCTGAGCAGGTCACGAAGGTGACTGTGGGGCGCTTGCACTTCAGCGAGACCACCGCCAACAACATGCGCAAGAAGGGCAAACCTAACCCTGACCAGAG GTACTTCATGCTGGTGGTGGCGCTCCAGGCCCATGCACAGAACCAGAACTACACGCTGGCTGCCCAGATCTCAGAGCGCATCATCGTGAGG GCCTCCAACCCAGGCCAGTTTGAGAGTGACAGCGACGTGCTGTGGCAGCGGGCGCAGGTGCCCGACACTGTCTTCCACCATGGCCGCGTGGGCATCAACACGGACCGACCCGACGAGGCGTTGGTCGTGCACGGCAATGTCAAGGTCATGGGCTCGCTCATGCACCCCTCCGACCTGCGGGCCAAGGAGCACGtgcaggag GTGGACACCACGGAGCAGCTGAAGAGGATCTCACGCATGCGGCTGGTGCACTACAGATACAAGCCTGAGTTTGCAGCCACCGCAGGCATCGAGGCCACGGCACCAGAGACGG gTGTCATCGCCCAGGAGGTGAAGGAGATCCTGCCTGAGGCCGTGAAGGACACTGGAGACGTGGTCTTTGCCAATGGGAAAACCATAGAGAACTTCTTGGTGGTGAACAAG GAGCGCATCTTCATGGAGAATGTGGGTGCCGTGAAGGAGCTGTGCAAGCTGACGGACAACCTGGAGACGCGCATTGACGAGCTGGAGCGCTGGAGCCACAAGCTGGCCAAACTGCGGCGGCTGGACAGCCTCAAGTCCACTGGCAGCTCGGGTGCCttcag CCATGCAGGGAGCCAGTTCAGCCGGGCGGGCAGCGTCCCCCACAAGAAGAGGCCCCCCAAGGTGGCCAGCAAG TCGTCATCTGTGGTCCCAGACCAGGCCTGCATCAGCCAGCGCTTCCTGCAGGGAACCATCATTGCCCTGGTGGTGGTCATGGCCTTCAG CGTGGTGTCCATGTCTACACTGTATGTGCTGAGCCTGCGCACCGAGGAGGACCTGGTGGAAACCGATGG cagGTCCAGCCAGAGCTTTGGGACCACTCAGCTCCGACAGTCCCCTGTGACCACCGGGCTGCCAGGCACACGGCCCTCTTTGCTGCTGG TTACCACCGGCCTGAGCAGCTCAGCCCCAGGTCCTGTCATCCCCACTTTGGACCTGTGCTCCAGCCGCCCTTGTCCAGTCATCTGctgttcctcctccacccccagccctacCCCTGCCCCTAGTCTTGGCTCCAGCTTTAACCCTGGCCGTGGCCTCAGCCCCAGTCCCAGCCCCTCCACCAACCGCTCAG GCCCCGGCCAGATGGCCCTCCTACCAGTCACCAACATCAGAGCCAAGTCCTGGGGCCTGTCGGCCAATGGTATTGGCCACTCCAAGCATCCAAAGAGCTCAGAGCCTCTGGCCAGCCCCGAAGTCCCcttccctggagggcagggcaAAGCCAAGAACAGCCCCAGCCTTGGTCTCCACGGCCGGGCCCGCAGAGGGCTTCCCCAGCCCGGCCTGAGCCCTGCTCGGCCCACTCGGGCCCAGGGCCAGCCAG CCTCTCTCCTTGCAGACCCAGTGCCCTCCCTGACCTCCATCCAGGTGCTGGAGAACTCAATGCCCATCACTGCCCAGTACTGCGCTCCAGAGGATGCCTGCAG GCCTGGAAACTTCACCTACCACATCCCTGTCAGCAGCGGCACCCCGCTGCACCTCAGCCTGACTCTGCAGATGAA CTCTTCGTCTCCCGTGTCTGTGGTGCTGTGCAGCCTGATGTCAAAGGAGCAGCCGTGTGAGGAGAGGGACTTTCCACAGAGCCTGCACACCTACCAGGACACCCAG ggCACGTCCCACCAGTGGCCAGTGACCATCCTGTCTTTCCGAGAATTCACCTACCACTTCCGGGTGGCACTGCTG ggTCAGGCCAACTGCAGCGTGGAGGCCCCGGTCCTGCCGGCCACAGACTACTATTTCCACTTCTACCGCCTGTGTGACTGA
- the MYRF gene encoding myelin regulatory factor isoform X7: MEVVDETEALQRFFEGHDINGALEPSNIDTSILEEYISKEDASDLTLPDSPPDSGSEAYSPQQVNDPHLLRTITPESLCHVGVPSRLEHPPPPPAHLPGPPPPPPPPPHYPVLQRDLYMKAEPPMPPYAAMGQGLVPTDLHHTQQSQMLHQLLNQHGAELPTHPSKKRKHSESPPNTLNAQMLNGMIKQEPGTATTLPPHPARAPSPPWPPQGPLSPGPGSLPLSIARVQTPPWHPPGAPSPGLLQDNDSLSGSYLDPNYQSIKWQPHQQNKWATLYDANYKELPMLTYRVDADKGFNFSVGDDAFVCQKKNHFQVTVYIGMLGEPKYVKTPEGLKPLDCFYLKLHGVKLEALNQSINIEQSQSDRSKRPFNPVTVNLPPEQVTKVTVGRLHFSETTANNMRKKGKPNPDQRYFMLVVALQAHAQNQNYTLAAQISERIIVRASNPGQFESDSDVLWQRAQVPDTVFHHGRVGINTDRPDEALVVHGNVKVMGSLMHPSDLRAKEHVQEVDTTEQLKRISRMRLVHYRYKPEFAATAGIEATAPETGVIAQEVKEILPEAVKDTGDVVFANGKTIENFLVVNKERIFMENVGAVKELCKLTDNLETRIDELERWSHKLAKLRRLDSLKSTGSSGAFSHAGSQFSRAGSVPHKKRPPKVASKSSSVVPDQACISQRFLQGTIIALVVVMAFSVVSMSTLYVLSLRTEEDLVETDGRSSQSFGTTQLRQSPVTTGLPGTRPSLLLVTTGLSSSAPGPVIPTLDLCSSRPCPVICCSSSTPSPTPAPSLGSSFNPGRGLSPSPSPSTNRSGPGQMALLPVTNIRAKSWGLSANGIGHSKHPKSSEPLASPEVPFPGGQGKAKNSPSLGLHGRARRGLPQPGLSPARPTRAQGQPASLLADPVPSLTSIQVLENSMPITAQYCAPEDACRPGNFTYHIPVSSGTPLHLSLTLQMNSSSPVSVVLCSLMSKEQPCEERDFPQSLHTYQDTQGTSHQWPVTILSFREFTYHFRVALLGQANCSVEAPVLPATDYYFHFYRLCD; the protein is encoded by the exons ACCCCCATCTCCTGCGCACCATTACCCCTGAGTCCCTGTGCCACGTGGGAGTGCCCTCCCGCCTGGAGcacccacctccacctccagcccACCTACCAGGCCCTCCgccgcccccgccacccccgcctcACTACCCTGTCCTGCAGCGGGACCTGTATATGAAGGCCGAGCCCCCGATGCCCCCCTACGCTGCCATGGGGCAGGGGCTGGTGCCCACGGATCTCCACCACACACAGCAGTCCCAGATGCTACACCAGCTGTTGAATCAGCACGGAGCTGA gctccccacacaCCCCTCCAAGAAGAGGAAGCACTCCGAATCACCTCCCAACACCCTTAATGCCCAGATGCTGAATGGAATGATCAAACAGGAGCCCGGGACCGCGACGACCCTGCCCCCGCACCCAGCTcgagccccttccccaccctggccTCCCCAGGGCCCACTCTCCCCCGGCCCCGGCTCCTTGCCCCTCAGCATCGCCCGGGTCCAGACGCCACCTTGGCACCCACCGGGTGCACCCTCACCAG GTCTCCTGCAGGACAATGACAGCCTTAGTGGCTCCTACCTGGATCCCAACTACCAATCCATCAAGTGGCAACCACATCAGCAGAACAAGTGGGCAACGCTGTACGACGCAAACTACAAGGAGCT gCCCATGCTCACCTACCGCGTGGACGCTGACAAGGGCTTCAACTTTTCGGTGGGCGACGACGCCTTCGTGTGCCAGAAGAAGAACCACTTTCAGGTGACAGTCTATATCGGCATGCTGGGGGAGCCCAAGTACGTCAAGACGCCCGAAGGCCTCAAGCCCCTTGACTGCTTCTACCTGAAACTGCACGGAGTGAAG CTGGAGGCCCTGAACCAGTCCATCAACATTGAGCAGTCACAGTCCGACCGAAGCAAGCGGCCCTTTAACCCTGTCAC GGTCAATCTGCCTCCTGAGCAGGTCACGAAGGTGACTGTGGGGCGCTTGCACTTCAGCGAGACCACCGCCAACAACATGCGCAAGAAGGGCAAACCTAACCCTGACCAGAG GTACTTCATGCTGGTGGTGGCGCTCCAGGCCCATGCACAGAACCAGAACTACACGCTGGCTGCCCAGATCTCAGAGCGCATCATCGTGAGG GCCTCCAACCCAGGCCAGTTTGAGAGTGACAGCGACGTGCTGTGGCAGCGGGCGCAGGTGCCCGACACTGTCTTCCACCATGGCCGCGTGGGCATCAACACGGACCGACCCGACGAGGCGTTGGTCGTGCACGGCAATGTCAAGGTCATGGGCTCGCTCATGCACCCCTCCGACCTGCGGGCCAAGGAGCACGtgcaggag GTGGACACCACGGAGCAGCTGAAGAGGATCTCACGCATGCGGCTGGTGCACTACAGATACAAGCCTGAGTTTGCAGCCACCGCAGGCATCGAGGCCACGGCACCAGAGACGG gTGTCATCGCCCAGGAGGTGAAGGAGATCCTGCCTGAGGCCGTGAAGGACACTGGAGACGTGGTCTTTGCCAATGGGAAAACCATAGAGAACTTCTTGGTGGTGAACAAG GAGCGCATCTTCATGGAGAATGTGGGTGCCGTGAAGGAGCTGTGCAAGCTGACGGACAACCTGGAGACGCGCATTGACGAGCTGGAGCGCTGGAGCCACAAGCTGGCCAAACTGCGGCGGCTGGACAGCCTCAAGTCCACTGGCAGCTCGGGTGCCttcag CCATGCAGGGAGCCAGTTCAGCCGGGCGGGCAGCGTCCCCCACAAGAAGAGGCCCCCCAAGGTGGCCAGCAAG TCGTCATCTGTGGTCCCAGACCAGGCCTGCATCAGCCAGCGCTTCCTGCAGGGAACCATCATTGCCCTGGTGGTGGTCATGGCCTTCAG CGTGGTGTCCATGTCTACACTGTATGTGCTGAGCCTGCGCACCGAGGAGGACCTGGTGGAAACCGATGG cagGTCCAGCCAGAGCTTTGGGACCACTCAGCTCCGACAGTCCCCTGTGACCACCGGGCTGCCAGGCACACGGCCCTCTTTGCTGCTGG TTACCACCGGCCTGAGCAGCTCAGCCCCAGGTCCTGTCATCCCCACTTTGGACCTGTGCTCCAGCCGCCCTTGTCCAGTCATCTGctgttcctcctccacccccagccctacCCCTGCCCCTAGTCTTGGCTCCAGCTTTAACCCTGGCCGTGGCCTCAGCCCCAGTCCCAGCCCCTCCACCAACCGCTCAG GCCCCGGCCAGATGGCCCTCCTACCAGTCACCAACATCAGAGCCAAGTCCTGGGGCCTGTCGGCCAATGGTATTGGCCACTCCAAGCATCCAAAGAGCTCAGAGCCTCTGGCCAGCCCCGAAGTCCCcttccctggagggcagggcaAAGCCAAGAACAGCCCCAGCCTTGGTCTCCACGGCCGGGCCCGCAGAGGGCTTCCCCAGCCCGGCCTGAGCCCTGCTCGGCCCACTCGGGCCCAGGGCCAGCCAG CCTCTCTCCTTGCAGACCCAGTGCCCTCCCTGACCTCCATCCAGGTGCTGGAGAACTCAATGCCCATCACTGCCCAGTACTGCGCTCCAGAGGATGCCTGCAG GCCTGGAAACTTCACCTACCACATCCCTGTCAGCAGCGGCACCCCGCTGCACCTCAGCCTGACTCTGCAGATGAA CTCTTCGTCTCCCGTGTCTGTGGTGCTGTGCAGCCTGATGTCAAAGGAGCAGCCGTGTGAGGAGAGGGACTTTCCACAGAGCCTGCACACCTACCAGGACACCCAG ggCACGTCCCACCAGTGGCCAGTGACCATCCTGTCTTTCCGAGAATTCACCTACCACTTCCGGGTGGCACTGCTG ggTCAGGCCAACTGCAGCGTGGAGGCCCCGGTCCTGCCGGCCACAGACTACTATTTCCACTTCTACCGCCTGTGTGACTGA
- the MYRF gene encoding myelin regulatory factor isoform X9, producing the protein MKAEPPMPPYAAMGQGLVPTDLHHTQQSQMLHQLLNQHGAELPTHPSKKRKHSESPPNTLNAQMLNGMIKQEPGTATTLPPHPARAPSPPWPPQGPLSPGPGSLPLSIARVQTPPWHPPGAPSPGLLQDNDSLSGSYLDPNYQSIKWQPHQQNKWATLYDANYKELPMLTYRVDADKGFNFSVGDDAFVCQKKNHFQVTVYIGMLGEPKYVKTPEGLKPLDCFYLKLHGVKLEALNQSINIEQSQSDRSKRPFNPVTVNLPPEQVTKVTVGRLHFSETTANNMRKKGKPNPDQRYFMLVVALQAHAQNQNYTLAAQISERIIVRASNPGQFESDSDVLWQRAQVPDTVFHHGRVGINTDRPDEALVVHGNVKVMGSLMHPSDLRAKEHVQEVDTTEQLKRISRMRLVHYRYKPEFAATAGIEATAPETGVIAQEVKEILPEAVKDTGDVVFANGKTIENFLVVNKERIFMENVGAVKELCKLTDNLETRIDELERWSHKLAKLRRLDSLKSTGSSGAFSHAGSQFSRAGSVPHKKRPPKVASKSSSVVPDQACISQRFLQGTIIALVVVMAFSVVSMSTLYVLSLRTEEDLVETDGRSSQSFGTTQLRQSPVTTGLPGTRPSLLLVTTGLSSSAPGPVIPTLDLCSSRPCPVICCSSSTPSPTPAPSLGSSFNPGRGLSPSPSPSTNRSGPGQMALLPVTNIRAKSWGLSANGIGHSKHPKSSEPLASPEVPFPGGQGKAKNSPSLGLHGRARRGLPQPGLSPARPTRAQGQPASLLADPVPSLTSIQVLENSMPITAQYCAPEDACRPGNFTYHIPVSSGTPLHLSLTLQMNSSSPVSVVLCSLMSKEQPCEERDFPQSLHTYQDTQGTSHQWPVTILSFREFTYHFRVALLGQANCSVEAPVLPATDYYFHFYRLCD; encoded by the exons ATGAAGGCCGAGCCCCCGATGCCCCCCTACGCTGCCATGGGGCAGGGGCTGGTGCCCACGGATCTCCACCACACACAGCAGTCCCAGATGCTACACCAGCTGTTGAATCAGCACGGAGCTGA gctccccacacaCCCCTCCAAGAAGAGGAAGCACTCCGAATCACCTCCCAACACCCTTAATGCCCAGATGCTGAATGGAATGATCAAACAGGAGCCCGGGACCGCGACGACCCTGCCCCCGCACCCAGCTcgagccccttccccaccctggccTCCCCAGGGCCCACTCTCCCCCGGCCCCGGCTCCTTGCCCCTCAGCATCGCCCGGGTCCAGACGCCACCTTGGCACCCACCGGGTGCACCCTCACCAG GTCTCCTGCAGGACAATGACAGCCTTAGTGGCTCCTACCTGGATCCCAACTACCAATCCATCAAGTGGCAACCACATCAGCAGAACAAGTGGGCAACGCTGTACGACGCAAACTACAAGGAGCT gCCCATGCTCACCTACCGCGTGGACGCTGACAAGGGCTTCAACTTTTCGGTGGGCGACGACGCCTTCGTGTGCCAGAAGAAGAACCACTTTCAGGTGACAGTCTATATCGGCATGCTGGGGGAGCCCAAGTACGTCAAGACGCCCGAAGGCCTCAAGCCCCTTGACTGCTTCTACCTGAAACTGCACGGAGTGAAG CTGGAGGCCCTGAACCAGTCCATCAACATTGAGCAGTCACAGTCCGACCGAAGCAAGCGGCCCTTTAACCCTGTCAC GGTCAATCTGCCTCCTGAGCAGGTCACGAAGGTGACTGTGGGGCGCTTGCACTTCAGCGAGACCACCGCCAACAACATGCGCAAGAAGGGCAAACCTAACCCTGACCAGAG GTACTTCATGCTGGTGGTGGCGCTCCAGGCCCATGCACAGAACCAGAACTACACGCTGGCTGCCCAGATCTCAGAGCGCATCATCGTGAGG GCCTCCAACCCAGGCCAGTTTGAGAGTGACAGCGACGTGCTGTGGCAGCGGGCGCAGGTGCCCGACACTGTCTTCCACCATGGCCGCGTGGGCATCAACACGGACCGACCCGACGAGGCGTTGGTCGTGCACGGCAATGTCAAGGTCATGGGCTCGCTCATGCACCCCTCCGACCTGCGGGCCAAGGAGCACGtgcaggag GTGGACACCACGGAGCAGCTGAAGAGGATCTCACGCATGCGGCTGGTGCACTACAGATACAAGCCTGAGTTTGCAGCCACCGCAGGCATCGAGGCCACGGCACCAGAGACGG gTGTCATCGCCCAGGAGGTGAAGGAGATCCTGCCTGAGGCCGTGAAGGACACTGGAGACGTGGTCTTTGCCAATGGGAAAACCATAGAGAACTTCTTGGTGGTGAACAAG GAGCGCATCTTCATGGAGAATGTGGGTGCCGTGAAGGAGCTGTGCAAGCTGACGGACAACCTGGAGACGCGCATTGACGAGCTGGAGCGCTGGAGCCACAAGCTGGCCAAACTGCGGCGGCTGGACAGCCTCAAGTCCACTGGCAGCTCGGGTGCCttcag CCATGCAGGGAGCCAGTTCAGCCGGGCGGGCAGCGTCCCCCACAAGAAGAGGCCCCCCAAGGTGGCCAGCAAG TCGTCATCTGTGGTCCCAGACCAGGCCTGCATCAGCCAGCGCTTCCTGCAGGGAACCATCATTGCCCTGGTGGTGGTCATGGCCTTCAG CGTGGTGTCCATGTCTACACTGTATGTGCTGAGCCTGCGCACCGAGGAGGACCTGGTGGAAACCGATGG cagGTCCAGCCAGAGCTTTGGGACCACTCAGCTCCGACAGTCCCCTGTGACCACCGGGCTGCCAGGCACACGGCCCTCTTTGCTGCTGG TTACCACCGGCCTGAGCAGCTCAGCCCCAGGTCCTGTCATCCCCACTTTGGACCTGTGCTCCAGCCGCCCTTGTCCAGTCATCTGctgttcctcctccacccccagccctacCCCTGCCCCTAGTCTTGGCTCCAGCTTTAACCCTGGCCGTGGCCTCAGCCCCAGTCCCAGCCCCTCCACCAACCGCTCAG GCCCCGGCCAGATGGCCCTCCTACCAGTCACCAACATCAGAGCCAAGTCCTGGGGCCTGTCGGCCAATGGTATTGGCCACTCCAAGCATCCAAAGAGCTCAGAGCCTCTGGCCAGCCCCGAAGTCCCcttccctggagggcagggcaAAGCCAAGAACAGCCCCAGCCTTGGTCTCCACGGCCGGGCCCGCAGAGGGCTTCCCCAGCCCGGCCTGAGCCCTGCTCGGCCCACTCGGGCCCAGGGCCAGCCAG CCTCTCTCCTTGCAGACCCAGTGCCCTCCCTGACCTCCATCCAGGTGCTGGAGAACTCAATGCCCATCACTGCCCAGTACTGCGCTCCAGAGGATGCCTGCAG GCCTGGAAACTTCACCTACCACATCCCTGTCAGCAGCGGCACCCCGCTGCACCTCAGCCTGACTCTGCAGATGAA CTCTTCGTCTCCCGTGTCTGTGGTGCTGTGCAGCCTGATGTCAAAGGAGCAGCCGTGTGAGGAGAGGGACTTTCCACAGAGCCTGCACACCTACCAGGACACCCAG ggCACGTCCCACCAGTGGCCAGTGACCATCCTGTCTTTCCGAGAATTCACCTACCACTTCCGGGTGGCACTGCTG ggTCAGGCCAACTGCAGCGTGGAGGCCCCGGTCCTGCCGGCCACAGACTACTATTTCCACTTCTACCGCCTGTGTGACTGA
- the TMEM258 gene encoding transmembrane protein 258, giving the protein MELEAMSRYTSPVNPAVFPHLTVVLLAIGMFFTAWFFVYEVTSTKYTRDIYKELLISLVASLFMGFGVLFLLLWVGIYV; this is encoded by the exons ATG GAGCTCGAGGCCATGAGCAGATACACCAGCCCAGTGAACCCAGCTGTCTTCCCCCATCTGACCGTGGTGCTGTTGGCCATTGGCATGTTCTTTACCGCCTGGTTCTTCGT CTATGAGGTGACCTCCACCAAGTACACTCGGGATATCTACAAAGAGCTCCTCATCTCCTTGGTGGCCTCGCTTTTCATGGGCTTTGGAgttctcttcctgctgctctgGGTCGGCATCTACGTGTGA